From the genome of Streptomyces sp. NBC_01116, one region includes:
- a CDS encoding FecCD family ABC transporter permease, which produces MRRGGVALRVDRRALFVCAVLAVVVAALGVLTLGSGSISLTPLQVLSALLDPDADPRARLVVVTWRLPRLLFAVVCGAALAISGALFQSLTKNPLGSPDVIGFASGSYAGASVVMLLLGTANYLAVASGSLIGGALTALLVYLLAYRGGLRPFRLIIVGIAVGAFLGSLTSMLLLSVSPQQAMLAATWGAGSLSGLGFDQLRATAAVFAVLLIGSALVVRPLVHLEMGDDAAVALGVRAQRARLTATVVGVALTALVTAAAGPIAFIALAAPQIAQRLTRSPTTLRIVPAALAGAAVLVGADYLAQRIDLPVGVVTVCVGGAYLAWLLARQYAGRRR; this is translated from the coding sequence CTGCGGCGCGGCGGGGTGGCGCTGCGCGTGGACCGGCGGGCCTTGTTCGTCTGCGCCGTCCTGGCCGTCGTGGTCGCCGCCCTGGGCGTCCTGACCCTGGGCTCCGGGTCGATCAGCCTGACGCCCCTCCAGGTGCTGTCCGCCCTCCTCGACCCGGACGCCGACCCCCGGGCCCGCCTCGTCGTGGTGACCTGGCGGCTGCCGAGGCTGCTGTTCGCCGTGGTGTGCGGAGCGGCCCTCGCGATCAGCGGCGCCCTGTTCCAGTCGCTCACCAAGAATCCGCTCGGCTCCCCCGACGTCATCGGCTTCGCCTCCGGTTCGTACGCGGGCGCGAGTGTCGTGATGCTCCTGCTCGGCACGGCCAACTACCTGGCGGTGGCGTCGGGTTCCCTGATCGGCGGGGCCCTGACGGCACTGCTGGTGTACCTGCTGGCCTACCGCGGCGGGCTGCGGCCGTTCCGGCTGATCATCGTCGGCATCGCCGTAGGCGCGTTCCTCGGCTCGCTCACGTCGATGCTGCTCCTCTCCGTCAGCCCGCAGCAGGCGATGCTCGCGGCCACCTGGGGCGCCGGTTCCCTCAGCGGGCTCGGCTTCGACCAACTGCGCGCGACCGCAGCCGTGTTCGCCGTTCTGCTGATCGGCTCCGCCCTCGTCGTACGGCCCCTGGTCCATCTGGAGATGGGGGACGACGCCGCCGTCGCGCTGGGAGTGCGTGCCCAGCGCGCCCGGCTGACCGCCACCGTCGTCGGCGTGGCGCTCACCGCGCTGGTGACCGCGGCGGCGGGCCCGATCGCCTTCATCGCCCTCGCCGCTCCGCAGATCGCCCAGCGTCTGACCCGGAGTCCGACCACCCTGCGCATCGTCCCCGCCGCCCTCGCCGGGGCGGCCGTCCTGGTCGGCGCGGACTACCTGGCCCAGCGCATCGACCTGCCGGTCGGCGTCGTCACGGTGTGCGTCGGCGGCGCCTACCTGGCCTGGCTGCTCGCCCGCCAGTACGCGGGCCGCCGCCGATGA
- a CDS encoding helix-turn-helix domain-containing protein, producing MPTAASRHPHVEATSTASQAWAEPPAGGAEVAEPYLLTTAVFDDSEPTGPVTSGVHTHTDALLVWPHTGSITLRTRATVRRLLPGQGAWLPPGTPHAASHEAGGISCYTYVARRAVPPGWSAARPMRVGRALQEMLLHLDATAMPDDLRLRTQRVVIEMLEEDTLPAIEVPVPEDRRIQVLADDVMRDPESDLSVEGWAARHALSVRTVTRTFSRDVGMPFARWRSLVRMSAATALLAQGHPVNLVAHRSGYATTSAFCAAFRRVTGASPTEYLREQAAPAPAAR from the coding sequence ATGCCGACCGCCGCCTCCCGCCACCCGCACGTCGAGGCCACCTCGACGGCCTCGCAGGCCTGGGCCGAACCCCCGGCCGGCGGGGCCGAGGTGGCCGAGCCGTATCTGCTCACCACCGCGGTGTTCGACGACTCCGAACCGACAGGGCCGGTGACCTCGGGCGTGCACACGCACACCGACGCACTGCTGGTCTGGCCGCACACCGGCTCGATCACCCTGCGCACCCGCGCCACCGTGCGCCGGCTGCTCCCGGGGCAGGGCGCCTGGCTTCCCCCCGGCACGCCGCACGCGGCCTCCCACGAGGCGGGCGGCATCAGCTGCTACACCTACGTGGCGCGACGGGCCGTCCCGCCGGGGTGGTCCGCCGCCCGCCCGATGCGGGTGGGCCGCGCGCTCCAGGAGATGCTGCTGCACCTCGACGCGACCGCGATGCCCGACGACCTCCGGCTGCGGACGCAGCGCGTCGTCATCGAAATGCTGGAGGAGGACACCCTTCCGGCGATCGAGGTGCCCGTGCCGGAGGACCGGCGCATCCAGGTGCTGGCGGACGACGTCATGCGCGACCCGGAGAGCGACCTCTCCGTGGAGGGCTGGGCGGCCAGGCACGCGCTGAGCGTACGCACCGTCACCCGGACGTTCAGCCGCGACGTCGGCATGCCGTTCGCCCGGTGGCGCTCACTGGTCCGCATGTCCGCCGCCACGGCCCTGCTCGCCCAGGGGCACCCGGTCAACCTCGTGGCCCACCGCAGCGGTTACGCCACCACCAGCGCGTTCTGCGCGGCCTTCCGCCGGGTCACCGGCGCCAGCCCGACGGAGTACCTGCGCGAGCAGGCCGCTCCGGCGCCGGCCGCCCGCTGA
- a CDS encoding iron-siderophore ABC transporter substrate-binding protein has translation MSIFIPARRGPGALVRALTVAVAAVVVLAGCGGTTSGSDAPEAKSGGKSAAFPVTIEHGHGSTTIKQKPKRVVAVSWMSLDVVAALGTVPVGVDKQWGGDKQGYTPWFRSTVEKLGGPLPETLNYGDAGEIDFEQILALEPDLIVGLYSGISDVDYKRLSQIAPTLPYLKKPWDGGTWQEMTRTIGTALGETGKAESLVTDVQGQLAGVAKDHPEFKDTTFAYGLALAPGSTDLGLYIDYDARVRLLTEMGFENTPSMEKIASTVKGTNWYGGISLEKLDTIDADIFVAWANGAEEVEHTLKDPLFTRWKPIAERKYAFVQDATMGMATSGPSVLSIPWAIDRYVPLLADAVAGRGTAGAGS, from the coding sequence ATGTCGATATTCATCCCGGCCCGACGCGGGCCGGGCGCCCTGGTCCGCGCCCTGACGGTGGCGGTCGCCGCGGTCGTCGTCCTGGCGGGCTGCGGTGGCACCACGTCCGGCTCCGACGCCCCGGAGGCGAAGTCCGGGGGGAAGTCGGCCGCGTTTCCCGTGACCATCGAGCACGGCCACGGAAGCACGACGATCAAGCAGAAGCCGAAGCGCGTCGTGGCGGTCAGCTGGATGTCCCTGGACGTGGTCGCGGCACTCGGCACCGTGCCCGTCGGCGTGGACAAGCAGTGGGGCGGCGACAAGCAGGGCTACACCCCGTGGTTCCGCAGCACGGTCGAGAAGCTCGGCGGGCCGCTGCCCGAGACCCTCAACTACGGTGACGCGGGCGAGATCGACTTCGAGCAGATCCTCGCGCTGGAACCCGACCTGATCGTCGGCCTGTACTCCGGCATCTCCGACGTCGACTACAAGCGGCTCTCCCAGATCGCCCCGACCCTCCCCTATCTCAAGAAGCCGTGGGACGGCGGAACGTGGCAGGAGATGACCCGGACCATCGGCACGGCTCTGGGCGAGACCGGCAAGGCCGAGAGCCTCGTCACCGACGTCCAGGGGCAGCTGGCCGGGGTGGCGAAGGACCACCCGGAGTTCAAGGACACCACGTTCGCCTACGGGCTGGCCCTCGCGCCCGGCTCCACCGACCTCGGCCTCTACATCGACTACGACGCCCGGGTCCGCCTCCTCACCGAGATGGGCTTCGAGAACACCCCCTCGATGGAGAAGATCGCCTCCACCGTCAAGGGCACCAACTGGTACGGCGGCATCAGCCTGGAGAAGCTCGACACGATCGACGCCGACATCTTCGTCGCCTGGGCCAACGGGGCCGAGGAGGTCGAGCACACGCTGAAGGACCCGCTCTTCACCCGCTGGAAGCCGATCGCCGAGCGCAAGTACGCCTTCGTCCAGGACGCCACCATGGGCATGGCCACCAGCGGCCCCTCGGTGCTCTCCATCCCGTGGGCGATCGACCGTTACGTCCCCCTGCTCGCCGACGCCGTGGCGGGCCGGGGCACCGCCGGCGCGGGCTCCTGA
- the ddaH gene encoding dimethylargininase — MRTARARHYLMCRPTYFDVVYSINPWMDPTKPVDTPLAIAQWERLREVYLNLGHTVDTIDPVPGLPDMVFAANGATVVDGRALVARFRDAERIAEGPAYRDWLHDNGYPQPRTAAFVNEGEGDYLLAGDRLLAGTGFRSDPRSHDEAQEYFGRPVIGLTLVDPDYYHLDTALTVLDEQTVAYYPAAFSPGSLAVLRRLFPDALLASAADAAAFGLNATSDGYNVVLPQNATDLAGRLRERGFRPVGVDLSELLKAGGSVKCCTLELRRGA, encoded by the coding sequence ATGCGTACCGCACGTGCCCGGCACTACCTCATGTGCCGGCCCACCTACTTCGACGTGGTCTACTCCATCAACCCGTGGATGGACCCGACGAAGCCCGTCGACACCCCCTTGGCCATCGCCCAGTGGGAGCGACTGCGCGAGGTCTACCTGAACCTCGGGCACACCGTGGACACGATCGACCCCGTCCCCGGCCTCCCCGACATGGTCTTCGCGGCCAACGGCGCGACCGTCGTCGACGGGCGGGCCCTCGTCGCCCGGTTCCGCGACGCCGAGCGCATCGCCGAGGGCCCGGCCTACCGCGACTGGCTGCACGACAACGGATACCCGCAACCGCGCACGGCCGCGTTCGTCAACGAGGGCGAGGGCGACTACCTCCTGGCCGGCGACCGGCTGCTGGCGGGCACCGGGTTCCGCAGCGATCCCCGCTCCCACGACGAGGCGCAGGAGTACTTCGGACGCCCGGTGATCGGGCTGACGCTCGTCGACCCCGACTACTACCACCTGGACACCGCCCTGACCGTGCTCGACGAACAGACGGTCGCCTACTATCCGGCGGCCTTCTCCCCCGGCAGTCTGGCCGTGCTGCGGCGGCTGTTCCCGGACGCCCTCCTCGCCTCCGCCGCCGACGCGGCCGCGTTCGGGCTGAACGCGACATCGGACGGATACAACGTGGTGCTGCCGCAGAACGCGACGGATCTGGCCGGCCGGCTGCGCGAGCGCGGGTTCCGCCCGGTCGGCGTGGACCTCTCGGAGCTCCTCAAGGCGGGCGGCAGCGTGAAGTGCTGCACCCTGGAGCTGCGCCGGGGCGCCTGA
- a CDS encoding ABC transporter ATP-binding protein produces the protein MTPAPATLPIADPRRTRRELLRRLGAHRLRLCAALGTLLAGTAVTLATPPLLGSLVDAVAEDSGTGRVTTLGLALLVVAATGAALALLGGRMLVALVQDVLAALREDVFTTAIGLPVDLVESSDSSDVVSRVTRDVEAVSEAASDVLPEVTGAAFTIGLSLVGLAVLDPRLALAGLVCLPVHVLATRRFLAGTHQVYGDIRGLESARGQSVIEAVHGAETIRAYGTQGTHLAELSERGERAIERQRDGVRLRNRFTGWLNAAEFLGLAAVLATGYALLGAGAISLGAATAAALYFHRLFGPVGALLGSLDDIQRATVGLARLVGITDLADRRDDATAVPRAARAPGSPEIAVRDVSFSYDGVRPALSEVTLTVPAGASVALVGASGSGKSTLARLIAGLGEPTGGRITVGSSAGAPAARYLVTQEVHRFGGTLADNLRLARPGASDEELRAALRAVGAGWAEALESGPDTVLGPGGAPLDDGAVQHLALARVLLADPPVAVLDEATAESGAGAGDLLRTALARVTRGRTSVIVAHRLDQARDADRIVLLSGGRVAEEGTHDELLAHGGEYAALWRAYSRGAG, from the coding sequence GTGACCCCGGCACCCGCCACCCTCCCCATCGCCGATCCCCGCCGGACCCGGCGGGAACTGCTGCGCCGCCTCGGCGCCCACCGCCTCCGGCTCTGCGCGGCGCTGGGGACCCTCCTCGCCGGAACGGCGGTGACCCTCGCCACCCCGCCCCTCCTCGGCTCCCTCGTCGACGCGGTCGCCGAAGACTCCGGGACGGGCCGGGTGACCACGCTCGGCCTCGCCCTGCTGGTCGTCGCGGCCACCGGCGCCGCCCTCGCCCTCCTGGGCGGGCGCATGCTGGTCGCCCTGGTCCAGGACGTCCTGGCGGCGCTGCGCGAGGACGTGTTCACGACCGCGATCGGGCTGCCCGTCGACCTCGTGGAGTCCTCGGACAGCTCGGACGTGGTCTCCCGGGTGACCCGCGACGTCGAGGCCGTCTCGGAGGCCGCGTCCGACGTCCTGCCCGAGGTGACCGGCGCGGCCTTCACCATCGGTCTGAGCCTGGTCGGGCTCGCGGTCCTCGATCCCCGCCTCGCCCTGGCAGGCCTGGTCTGCCTCCCCGTCCACGTCCTGGCCACCCGCCGCTTCCTCGCCGGCACCCACCAGGTGTACGGGGACATCCGCGGGCTGGAGTCCGCACGCGGGCAGAGCGTCATCGAGGCGGTGCACGGCGCGGAGACCATTCGCGCGTACGGAACCCAGGGCACGCACCTGGCCGAGCTGTCCGAGCGGGGCGAGCGGGCCATCGAGCGGCAGCGCGACGGCGTACGGCTGCGCAACCGCTTCACGGGGTGGCTCAACGCGGCGGAGTTCCTCGGCCTGGCCGCCGTCCTCGCGACCGGGTACGCGCTGCTCGGCGCGGGGGCGATCTCGCTCGGCGCGGCCACCGCCGCCGCCCTCTACTTCCACCGCCTGTTCGGACCGGTGGGCGCGCTCCTGGGCAGTCTGGACGACATCCAGCGGGCCACGGTGGGCTTGGCCCGTCTGGTCGGGATCACCGACCTGGCCGACCGGCGGGACGACGCGACGGCCGTGCCGCGCGCGGCGCGCGCCCCGGGCTCCCCGGAGATCGCGGTGCGGGACGTCTCGTTCTCGTACGACGGAGTGCGCCCCGCGCTCAGCGAGGTGACCCTGACCGTGCCGGCGGGCGCCAGCGTCGCGCTCGTGGGCGCGAGCGGCTCGGGCAAGTCCACGCTGGCGCGGCTGATCGCGGGCCTGGGCGAACCCACCGGCGGCCGGATCACCGTGGGATCGTCCGCCGGGGCGCCCGCCGCCCGGTATCTGGTGACGCAGGAGGTCCACCGGTTCGGCGGCACCCTCGCGGACAATCTCCGGCTGGCCCGCCCCGGGGCGTCCGACGAGGAACTCCGCGCGGCGCTGCGCGCGGTGGGGGCCGGCTGGGCGGAGGCCCTGGAGTCCGGCCCCGACACCGTGCTCGGCCCGGGCGGGGCGCCCCTGGACGACGGCGCGGTCCAGCATCTGGCGCTGGCCCGCGTCCTGCTGGCCGATCCGCCCGTGGCCGTGCTCGACGAGGCCACCGCCGAGTCCGGGGCGGGGGCGGGCGATCTGCTGCGGACGGCGCTCGCCCGGGTGACCCGGGGCCGGACCAGTGTGATCGTCGCCCACCGTCTGGACCAGGCGCGCGACGCGGACCGTATCGTGCTGCTCTCCGGCGGCCGGGTCGCCGAAGAGGGCACCCATGACGAACTGCTCGCGCACGGCGGCGAGTACGCCGCACTGTGGCGGGCGTACAGCCGGGGTGCCGGCTGA
- a CDS encoding FecCD family ABC transporter permease: MTTAPPTGDLTAAERTAPGPRDDAGPARRHRHRPLILLTAAALLLVVAVLSVMIGARAIAPGTVWDALLHFDDSDEHVMVRELRVPRTVIGLVTGAALGLSGALIQAFTRNPLADPGILGVNAGASLAVTFAVAVLGYTAAGQFIWFALGGAFGLTVLVYALGSIGADRGTPVKLTLAGVAFTAVCGGFTSAMALKSTTTFDVMRFWGVGSIGGRSLDILPVALPLIGAGLLLGLLSAGALNALALGDDIARSLGTRLAVTRVSVVLAVTLLAGTAVAVAGPISFVGLMVPHIVRWFVGPDQRWILPVTVIVAPAFLLTADIIGRVVLPSGELRVGLVTALVGAPVLVALVRRRKVSTL, from the coding sequence ATGACGACCGCCCCGCCCACGGGTGACCTCACCGCCGCCGAGCGCACCGCGCCGGGCCCGCGCGACGACGCGGGCCCGGCCCGGCGCCACCGGCACCGGCCGCTGATCCTGCTCACCGCCGCCGCCCTGCTCCTCGTCGTCGCCGTCCTCAGCGTGATGATCGGGGCGCGCGCCATCGCACCCGGCACCGTGTGGGACGCGCTGCTCCACTTCGACGACTCCGACGAGCACGTCATGGTGCGCGAACTACGCGTCCCGCGCACCGTGATCGGGCTGGTGACCGGCGCGGCTCTCGGCCTCAGCGGCGCGCTGATCCAGGCGTTCACCCGCAATCCCCTGGCCGACCCCGGCATCCTCGGCGTCAACGCGGGGGCGAGCCTCGCGGTGACGTTCGCGGTCGCCGTGCTCGGATACACGGCCGCCGGACAGTTCATCTGGTTCGCCCTGGGCGGGGCGTTCGGGCTGACCGTTCTCGTCTACGCCCTCGGCTCGATCGGGGCGGATCGCGGCACACCGGTCAAACTCACCCTGGCGGGGGTCGCGTTCACCGCCGTGTGCGGCGGATTCACCAGCGCCATGGCGCTCAAGAGCACGACCACCTTCGACGTCATGCGCTTCTGGGGCGTCGGCTCCATCGGCGGGCGGTCGCTGGACATCCTGCCGGTCGCCCTGCCGCTCATCGGCGCCGGTCTCCTGCTCGGGCTGCTCAGCGCGGGGGCGCTCAACGCCCTCGCGCTCGGCGACGACATCGCCCGCTCCCTGGGTACGCGCCTGGCGGTGACCAGGGTCTCGGTGGTCCTGGCCGTCACGCTGCTGGCCGGAACAGCGGTCGCCGTCGCCGGTCCGATCTCGTTCGTCGGGCTCATGGTGCCGCACATCGTGCGCTGGTTCGTGGGGCCCGACCAGCGCTGGATCCTGCCGGTCACCGTCATCGTCGCCCCCGCCTTCCTGCTGACCGCCGACATCATCGGCCGGGTGGTGCTGCCCTCCGGGGAGCTGCGGGTCGGCCTCGTCACGGCGCTCGTCGGCGCCCCCGTCCTCGTCGCCCTCGTCCGGCGGCGGAAGGTGAGCACCCTGTGA
- a CDS encoding ABC transporter transmembrane domain-containing protein — protein sequence MSTTIPAARPPAADHPGKGLGPRAPEAGQEPEPASVQALFRTALVRDGRGLRLGLTTAAFMVHQLCEALVPVLVGVVIDRALAPSDGPALLGWLTVLAGVFTLLSLSYQRASSAMVTVYGYGEQALRLRTMARLLDPRSLRRPPGAGEALSLVSSDTYRVAGVSWSVVQQASTITAILTASAVLVLISLPLGAGVIAGTVLLLLVMRRISMPLEARGLAEQSSAARAGDVATDMITGLRVVTGMNARAEAARRYRVASQESRRGAVAAARSVLTYSSVSLLLSGLFLAVLATASGHLALDGGITIGQLVTVLGLAQYLQGSLAHVGTFASNWIHKRASARRLSDLINEPPLIDAAPGPRGGRPGDPADPTAPALLWHPPGHDEPVRLGRGELVGVVPGRPGTARDLADRLGYRVPLARGELLVGGVDAVELGPERVRELIAAPPHHGAVFSGTLRSNLVPPGGDPDPAVLRATMLDDVIEDIGGDGRDVGERGRKLSGGQRQRLLMARALHTGAEVVVLDEPTTAVDPATEQRIAEGLRALPTTTLLVTTSGILLSACDRVVDLSAEAGTAPCATTAAATSGTAYDTTSGTAPATDRHEPNGAPR from the coding sequence GTGAGCACCACGATCCCGGCGGCCCGGCCCCCGGCAGCGGACCACCCGGGGAAGGGCCTCGGGCCCCGCGCGCCCGAGGCGGGCCAGGAGCCCGAACCCGCCTCCGTACAGGCGCTGTTCCGTACCGCGCTCGTGCGGGACGGTCGCGGCCTGCGGCTCGGTCTCACCACGGCCGCGTTCATGGTCCATCAGCTGTGCGAGGCCCTGGTGCCGGTCCTCGTCGGGGTCGTCATCGACCGGGCGCTCGCCCCTTCCGACGGCCCGGCCCTCCTCGGGTGGCTGACCGTGCTCGCCGGGGTGTTCACGCTGCTGTCCCTGTCGTACCAGCGGGCCTCGTCCGCGATGGTGACCGTCTACGGATACGGCGAACAGGCGCTGCGCCTGCGGACGATGGCCAGGCTGCTGGACCCGCGCTCGCTGCGGAGGCCGCCCGGGGCGGGCGAGGCGCTCTCGTTGGTCTCCTCCGACACCTACCGGGTCGCCGGGGTCTCCTGGAGCGTCGTCCAGCAGGCGTCCACGATCACCGCCATCCTGACGGCGTCGGCCGTCCTGGTGCTGATCTCCCTCCCGCTCGGCGCCGGGGTGATCGCCGGCACCGTCCTGCTGCTGCTGGTCATGCGCCGGATCTCGATGCCGCTGGAGGCACGGGGGCTGGCCGAGCAGAGCTCGGCGGCCCGGGCCGGTGACGTGGCCACGGACATGATCACCGGCCTGCGGGTGGTCACCGGCATGAACGCCCGCGCCGAGGCGGCCCGCCGCTACCGCGTCGCGAGCCAGGAGTCGCGCCGGGGCGCCGTCGCCGCCGCGCGGTCGGTACTGACGTACTCCAGCGTGAGCCTCCTGCTGTCCGGGCTCTTCCTGGCCGTGCTCGCCACCGCCTCCGGACATCTCGCTCTCGACGGCGGCATCACGATCGGTCAGCTCGTCACCGTCCTGGGCCTCGCCCAGTACCTCCAGGGCTCGCTCGCCCACGTGGGCACCTTCGCCTCCAACTGGATCCACAAGCGCGCCTCCGCCCGCCGGCTCAGCGACCTCATCAACGAACCGCCCCTGATCGACGCCGCCCCCGGCCCCCGGGGCGGCCGGCCCGGGGATCCGGCCGACCCCACCGCCCCGGCGCTGCTCTGGCACCCGCCCGGCCACGACGAGCCGGTGCGGCTGGGGCGCGGCGAGCTCGTCGGCGTCGTGCCCGGCCGGCCGGGCACGGCCCGGGATCTCGCCGACCGGCTCGGCTACCGCGTGCCGCTCGCCCGCGGTGAACTCCTGGTGGGCGGCGTCGACGCGGTCGAGCTGGGGCCGGAGCGGGTACGGGAGTTGATCGCCGCGCCGCCCCACCACGGCGCGGTGTTCTCCGGCACGCTGCGGTCGAACCTCGTCCCCCCGGGCGGTGACCCGGACCCCGCCGTGCTGCGGGCGACGATGCTCGACGACGTGATCGAGGACATCGGCGGGGACGGGCGCGACGTCGGCGAACGGGGACGCAAGCTCTCCGGCGGGCAGCGCCAGCGGCTGCTGATGGCCCGGGCGCTGCACACCGGGGCGGAGGTCGTGGTCCTCGACGAGCCGACCACCGCCGTCGACCCGGCGACCGAGCAGCGCATCGCCGAGGGCCTGCGTGCCCTGCCCACGACCACGCTGCTGGTCACCACCAGCGGCATCCTGCTCTCCGCCTGCGACCGGGTCGTCGACCTGTCGGCGGAAGCCGGCACCGCTCCGTGTGCCACCACTGCCGCCGCCACTTCGGGCACGGCGTACGACACCACCTCCGGCACCGCTCCCGCCACCGACCGCCACGAACCGAACGGAGCCCCCCGGTGA
- a CDS encoding MFS transporter: MEERPAEHATVVATPPMTGGTAGAPPPGEPAIWSRNFRYYFVARSAGLLSWAMLPVAVAAGLLLDGYGLDAAGYSMAFLVAPFAGLVLFGGVLADRFTARRMMIIADLANLAAHVMLALLFVHGIDHLWQLYALLVVAGTANALFQPGASSTVPLVSRDVQGANGVLRTSEAITGLGGPALAGVLVGFGSTGWVMAISAVAYGTSAVCLLALRLGTVPAPPPGEGLWRNLAVGWREFRARSWLWGVIVIWMFYAVLAWGPQLSVAAGAIVPEHGARSFGLLNAALGAGTVIGGLLAIRYKPRRPLAAGAVAMLAYPLYPLGIVLGLPVWALAAAQVAVGAGIGVWGVMWATSVQTQIPGEMLNRIHAYEVAGSVGMYPIGSALAGPAVGAFGTDQVLLVGVVVSFLTATALLAARPIRSLRRVPDRC, encoded by the coding sequence GTGGAAGAACGCCCGGCAGAACACGCCACGGTGGTCGCGACCCCGCCGATGACCGGCGGGACCGCCGGGGCACCGCCACCGGGGGAGCCCGCGATCTGGTCCCGCAACTTCCGGTACTACTTCGTCGCCCGCAGCGCCGGTCTGCTCAGCTGGGCCATGCTGCCGGTCGCCGTCGCCGCCGGTCTGCTCCTCGACGGGTACGGTCTGGACGCCGCGGGCTACTCGATGGCTTTCCTGGTCGCCCCGTTCGCGGGCCTGGTGCTGTTCGGCGGTGTGCTCGCCGACCGGTTCACCGCCCGCCGGATGATGATCATCGCGGATCTGGCCAACCTCGCCGCCCACGTCATGCTCGCCCTCCTGTTCGTCCACGGCATCGACCACCTCTGGCAGCTGTACGCGTTGCTGGTGGTGGCCGGGACCGCCAACGCACTGTTCCAGCCGGGCGCCTCCTCGACCGTCCCGCTGGTATCCCGGGACGTGCAGGGCGCCAACGGGGTGCTGCGTACCTCCGAGGCGATCACCGGACTCGGCGGCCCCGCGCTGGCGGGCGTCCTCGTCGGGTTCGGATCCACCGGCTGGGTGATGGCGATCTCCGCCGTCGCCTACGGGACCAGCGCGGTCTGCCTTCTCGCGCTCCGGCTCGGAACGGTCCCCGCCCCGCCGCCGGGCGAGGGCCTGTGGCGCAACCTGGCGGTCGGCTGGCGGGAGTTCCGCGCCCGTAGCTGGCTCTGGGGCGTGATCGTGATCTGGATGTTCTACGCGGTGCTCGCCTGGGGGCCGCAACTGTCGGTCGCCGCGGGTGCCATCGTGCCCGAACACGGCGCGCGGTCCTTCGGCCTGCTCAACGCGGCGTTGGGCGCCGGAACCGTGATCGGTGGCCTGCTGGCGATCCGCTACAAGCCCCGACGACCGCTCGCCGCCGGTGCGGTGGCGATGCTGGCGTACCCGCTGTACCCGCTGGGCATCGTGCTCGGACTGCCGGTCTGGGCGCTCGCCGCCGCCCAGGTCGCGGTCGGGGCCGGGATCGGTGTCTGGGGCGTCATGTGGGCCACCAGCGTGCAGACCCAGATACCGGGCGAGATGCTCAACCGCATCCACGCCTACGAGGTCGCCGGCTCTGTTGGCATGTACCCGATCGGCAGCGCGCTGGCGGGCCCCGCCGTCGGCGCGTTCGGCACCGACCAGGTGCTCCTGGTCGGCGTCGTCGTCTCCTTCCTCACCGCCACCGCTCTGCTGGCCGCCCGCCCGATCCGCTCCCTGCGCCGAGTACCGGACCGCTGCTGA